One Tomitella gaofuii DNA segment encodes these proteins:
- a CDS encoding ABC transporter ATP-binding protein gives MITVEHLTKTYGAFTAVDDVSFTCKPGMVTGFLGPNGAGKSTTMRIIAGLTPAGSGSATVSGVEFGSVPNPGTQVGVLLDASAQHAGRTGREILTLSAMTMGLPMSRVDEMLHLVSLTPEESKRRVRNYSLGMRQRLGIANALLGDPQILILDEPANGLDPAGIHWMRTLLRGYADRGGTVLLSSHLLHEIEVIADEIIVIGQGKIIAQGTKEELLQASGALVKAGDDTALAVALRAAGITSAPRSGGGLTTEAAPEQVGKVAAAAGIPLIELRPAESAGLEEMFLQLTTESQREGSAPAAVSAPTVGAQA, from the coding sequence ATGATCACCGTTGAACACCTTACGAAGACGTACGGGGCTTTCACCGCCGTCGACGACGTCTCGTTCACCTGCAAGCCGGGCATGGTCACCGGCTTTCTGGGGCCGAACGGCGCCGGCAAATCCACGACGATGCGCATCATCGCCGGGCTCACCCCGGCCGGCAGCGGTTCGGCCACGGTGTCGGGCGTCGAGTTCGGCAGCGTGCCCAACCCGGGGACGCAGGTGGGCGTGCTGCTCGACGCCTCGGCGCAGCATGCCGGGCGCACCGGCCGCGAGATCCTCACGCTCAGCGCCATGACGATGGGGCTGCCCATGTCGCGGGTGGACGAGATGCTGCACCTGGTCAGCCTCACCCCCGAAGAGTCCAAGCGCCGCGTGCGCAACTACTCGCTGGGCATGCGCCAGCGCCTCGGCATCGCCAACGCGCTGCTGGGCGACCCGCAGATCCTCATCCTGGACGAACCGGCCAACGGCCTCGACCCGGCCGGCATCCACTGGATGCGCACCCTGCTGCGCGGCTACGCGGACCGGGGCGGCACGGTGCTGCTCTCGTCGCACCTTCTGCACGAGATCGAGGTCATCGCCGACGAGATCATCGTCATCGGCCAGGGGAAGATCATCGCGCAGGGCACCAAGGAGGAGCTGCTGCAGGCGTCGGGTGCGCTGGTGAAGGCCGGCGACGACACCGCACTGGCTGTGGCGCTCAGAGCTGCGGGCATCACGTCCGCGCCGCGCTCCGGCGGCGGCCTCACCACCGAGGCGGCGCCCGAACAGGTGGGCAAGGTGGCCGCAGCGGCGGGCATCCCCCTGATCGAACTGCGCCCCGCCGAGTCCGCCGGGCTGGAGGAGATGTTCCTGCAGCTCACCACCGAATCGCAGCGCGAGGGCAGCGCGCCCGCCGCCGTGTCCGCGCCTACCGTAGGAGCACAGGCATGA
- a CDS encoding DMT family transporter has product MCPARTWLIGLGASAGLIAVFAVLGGRAPVGSLARPALLSLAAGTGFGVTTVLTKAFTTDLVDGGLAGAFATWHVYGLLAAGALAFFLLQVTFGSGPLIAAQPGLTGTEPVVAMVWGVVVFGEQVRGGWYATLAVPAVALIAAGVAVLGRSFAAAGSRD; this is encoded by the coding sequence ATGTGCCCGGCGCGCACCTGGCTGATCGGGCTCGGCGCGTCCGCCGGGCTCATCGCCGTGTTCGCCGTGCTCGGCGGCCGCGCCCCCGTCGGTTCCCTGGCCCGGCCCGCGCTGCTGAGCCTGGCCGCCGGCACCGGCTTCGGCGTGACGACCGTGCTCACCAAGGCGTTCACCACCGACCTCGTCGACGGGGGCCTGGCCGGGGCCTTCGCCACATGGCACGTCTACGGGCTGCTGGCGGCGGGAGCGCTCGCGTTCTTCCTGCTGCAGGTCACCTTCGGCTCCGGCCCGCTCATCGCCGCCCAGCCGGGCCTGACGGGCACCGAGCCGGTGGTGGCGATGGTCTGGGGCGTGGTCGTGTTCGGCGAGCAGGTGCGCGGCGGCTGGTACGCGACGCTCGCCGTGCCGGCGGTGGCGCTCATCGCGGCCGGGGTCGCGGTGCTGGGCCGGTCGTTCGCCGCCGCCGGGTCGCGCGACTGA
- a CDS encoding polysaccharide deacetylase family protein, protein MGRMAGARGVRRMLGAGLSTAAAAHILPAGTWLPPVRRVCAPSLCGPGAADHLALTFDDGPDAASTPYFLDALDRVGVRATFFCVGEQVRSHPRVARAAAERGHEIACHGWRHRNQLLRPGPVGAELRAARDLITV, encoded by the coding sequence ATGGGGCGCATGGCCGGAGCGCGGGGCGTCCGGCGGATGCTCGGCGCCGGACTCAGCACGGCGGCGGCCGCGCACATCCTGCCCGCGGGCACGTGGCTGCCTCCGGTGCGCAGGGTGTGCGCGCCGTCGCTGTGCGGGCCCGGCGCCGCCGACCACCTGGCGCTGACCTTCGACGACGGCCCCGACGCGGCGTCCACTCCGTACTTCCTCGACGCGCTCGACCGGGTGGGCGTGCGCGCCACGTTCTTCTGTGTCGGCGAACAGGTGCGCAGCCATCCGCGGGTGGCGCGCGCGGCGGCGGAACGAGGCCACGAGATCGCCTGCCACGGGTGGCGCCACCGCAACCAGCTGCTGCGGCCCGGCCCCGTCGGCGCCGAACTGCGGGCGGCCCGCGACCTGATCACGGTGTGA
- a CDS encoding esterase/lipase family protein, which produces MILLHDLGATRQSNWATFVPALANEGYCVYAVTYGVVPGKGFASNGQPLGGTAPIAVSAGELADFVDGVLEAPGTRRAAAAGIGDGTVDLLGHAEGTLVAGYYANVLNGADSVHEIVSLAPTWQGAGGDVAARYADRIPPQWRAAVYDQMPYFMQVMTGSDVIEALNAGGTPYAPGVEYTNIVTRYNWGIDYSSGLVPGQQVTNIVVQDGCNTDYSEHDGIGASPRTVAFVLNALDPAHPRTVPCGVILPFVGTMVD; this is translated from the coding sequence GTGATCCTTCTGCACGACCTCGGCGCCACGCGGCAGTCCAATTGGGCGACGTTCGTGCCGGCCCTCGCCAACGAGGGCTACTGCGTGTACGCAGTGACGTACGGCGTGGTTCCGGGCAAGGGGTTCGCATCCAACGGGCAGCCGCTGGGCGGCACGGCGCCGATCGCCGTGAGCGCCGGCGAGCTGGCGGACTTCGTCGACGGCGTGCTGGAAGCGCCCGGCACGCGGCGCGCGGCGGCGGCCGGCATCGGCGACGGCACGGTGGACCTGCTCGGGCACGCCGAGGGGACTCTCGTCGCCGGCTACTACGCGAATGTCCTGAACGGGGCGGACAGCGTGCACGAGATCGTCTCCCTGGCGCCGACGTGGCAGGGGGCGGGCGGCGACGTGGCGGCACGGTACGCGGATCGGATACCTCCGCAGTGGCGCGCAGCCGTGTACGACCAGATGCCGTATTTCATGCAGGTCATGACTGGCAGCGACGTCATCGAGGCGCTGAACGCGGGAGGGACCCCCTACGCGCCGGGGGTGGAGTACACCAACATCGTGACCCGCTACAACTGGGGCATCGACTACTCGAGCGGGCTGGTTCCGGGGCAGCAGGTCACGAACATAGTGGTGCAGGACGGCTGCAATACCGACTATTCGGAGCACGACGGAATCGGTGCGTCGCCCCGTACAGTGGCGTTCGTGCTCAACGCGCTCGACCCGGCGCATCCGCGGACGGTTCCGTGCGGGGTGATCCTGCCGTTCGTCGGCACGATGGTCGACTGA
- a CDS encoding galactosyldiacylglycerol synthase — MRDFAPTAVVSTFHLAGQAVGELRRRGVTDAPSIVVITEMVAHAMWLGGGADLYCCISEPIARRVRTATGADAIGPGPLVDPRFRRDPDARRTALAAGDDATVLVSTGSWGMGDILETVAALAAAPGVRPVALCGRNARLRRRVAAVPGATALGWRDDMPALLAGAAVVVDNAGGSMCMEALAAGVPVVEYRPIAGHGVPVARALVGHGLVTGVADAAALVRAVDVLRRPGPRRSVQVEHGSALFHADPAAEIARWLEQHRG; from the coding sequence GTGCGCGATTTCGCGCCCACCGCCGTCGTCTCCACGTTCCACCTGGCCGGCCAGGCGGTGGGCGAGCTGCGCCGCCGCGGCGTCACCGACGCGCCGTCGATCGTCGTGATCACCGAGATGGTGGCGCACGCGATGTGGCTCGGCGGCGGGGCCGACCTGTACTGCTGCATCTCGGAGCCCATCGCCCGGCGGGTGCGCACGGCGACGGGGGCGGACGCGATCGGCCCCGGTCCCCTCGTCGACCCGCGGTTCCGTCGCGATCCAGACGCGCGCCGGACCGCCCTCGCGGCCGGGGATGACGCCACCGTGCTGGTCTCCACCGGGTCGTGGGGCATGGGCGACATCCTCGAGACTGTGGCTGCCCTGGCCGCCGCCCCCGGGGTCCGGCCGGTGGCGCTGTGCGGGCGCAACGCGCGGCTGCGCCGACGGGTCGCCGCCGTTCCGGGCGCGACGGCGCTGGGCTGGCGCGACGACATGCCCGCGCTGCTCGCCGGCGCGGCGGTCGTCGTCGACAACGCGGGCGGGTCGATGTGCATGGAGGCCCTCGCCGCGGGCGTCCCCGTCGTCGAATACCGCCCCATCGCCGGCCACGGCGTGCCGGTGGCGCGCGCCCTCGTCGGGCACGGCCTGGTCACGGGTGTCGCCGACGCGGCCGCGCTGGTCCGGGCGGTCGACGTCCTGCGCCGGCCCGGACCGCGCCGCTCCGTCCAGGTCGAGCACGGCTCCGCGCTGTTCCACGCCGACCCCGCCGCGGAGATCGCCCGGTGGCTGGAGCAGCACCGCGGCTGA
- a CDS encoding ABC transporter permease — translation MSTTAGTVGAAGTPAITIDRSAPPVPMSRLVKVEARKMFDTRSGFWLMVSIGVLALVATIAVIAFIDGADLNYGAFATAIGVPMAVLLPVMAILSVTSEWSQRTGLTTFTLVPHRGRIIGAKAITSVVVGAVSMLLALAIGALGNVIGSLIRGADMTWNVTVADVARIVLINVLGLMIGFMLGVLIRNSPAAIVGYFVYSFVVPTIFGALAGAQDWFADLQPWVDFNYSLNRMYENAPAESWATLAVSGVIWLVIPLAIGVRAIMRSEVK, via the coding sequence ATGAGCACCACCGCAGGAACCGTGGGCGCCGCCGGGACGCCCGCCATCACCATCGACCGCAGCGCGCCGCCGGTTCCGATGAGCCGGCTCGTCAAGGTCGAGGCGCGCAAGATGTTCGACACCCGCTCCGGCTTCTGGCTGATGGTCAGCATCGGCGTGCTCGCGCTGGTCGCGACGATCGCCGTGATCGCGTTCATCGACGGCGCCGACCTCAACTACGGCGCGTTCGCCACCGCGATCGGCGTGCCCATGGCCGTGCTGCTGCCGGTCATGGCCATCCTCTCGGTCACCAGCGAGTGGAGCCAGCGCACGGGTCTGACCACCTTCACGCTGGTGCCGCACCGCGGGCGCATCATCGGTGCGAAGGCCATCACCTCGGTGGTGGTCGGCGCCGTGTCGATGCTGCTGGCGCTCGCCATCGGCGCCCTCGGCAACGTGATCGGTTCGCTGATCCGGGGCGCGGACATGACCTGGAACGTCACCGTCGCGGACGTGGCGCGCATCGTCCTCATCAACGTGCTGGGGCTGATGATCGGCTTCATGCTGGGCGTGCTCATCCGCAACTCGCCGGCCGCCATCGTCGGGTACTTCGTGTACTCGTTCGTGGTCCCGACGATCTTCGGCGCGCTCGCCGGAGCGCAGGACTGGTTCGCGGACCTGCAGCCGTGGGTGGACTTCAACTACTCGCTCAACCGTATGTACGAGAACGCGCCCGCCGAGTCCTGGGCCACGCTGGCGGTCTCCGGGGTGATCTGGCTGGTGATCCCGCTGGCCATCGGTGTGCGCGCCATCATGCGCTCCGAGGTGAAATAG
- a CDS encoding DMT family transporter, producing MLVYVLALLTAVANASASVLQRAANRKRPADELFHPRLIIRVLREPLWFAGIAALIISFFLLAGALGSGPISIVEPLVVLTLPLTLVIADITFGRHTRPAEWGAAAAITVGLVGVLFFLAPEAGPGALIPVATWAWGLGAAAACIAVLVVLAARAAVGSMVRPALLGVATGIGFGTNAALIKAMTAALERGGWAGLATTWQTYGVVVCGALAFFLLQAALGSGPLIAAQPGLTGAEPIVSILWGTIVFGEQVRGGLFYIGTGVSAAIMAAGIIALTRAFAAAVEPEGIAAAVSDDRFATRRLHSAPNPHGAFGLGDDLFRDDDLLPDHQQFPDADLAADDEHAPAVRPVGGDEEPRGVRRGAAGRHRPELEPD from the coding sequence TTGCTGGTCTACGTGCTCGCGCTCCTCACGGCCGTGGCCAATGCGTCCGCGTCGGTGCTGCAGCGCGCCGCCAACCGCAAGCGGCCCGCCGACGAACTGTTCCATCCGCGTCTGATCATCCGGGTGCTGCGCGAGCCGCTGTGGTTCGCCGGCATCGCCGCGCTGATCATCAGCTTCTTCCTGCTCGCCGGGGCGCTGGGCAGCGGCCCGATCTCCATCGTCGAACCATTGGTGGTGCTCACGCTGCCGTTGACGCTGGTGATCGCCGACATCACGTTCGGGCGGCACACCCGGCCCGCCGAGTGGGGCGCCGCAGCGGCCATCACCGTGGGCCTGGTGGGCGTGCTGTTCTTCCTCGCCCCCGAGGCCGGCCCCGGCGCGCTGATCCCCGTCGCCACCTGGGCCTGGGGCCTGGGCGCCGCCGCGGCGTGCATCGCCGTGCTCGTGGTGCTTGCCGCCCGCGCCGCCGTCGGGTCGATGGTCCGGCCGGCGCTGCTGGGCGTGGCCACGGGCATCGGTTTCGGCACCAACGCGGCACTGATCAAGGCGATGACGGCCGCGCTCGAACGCGGCGGCTGGGCGGGGCTGGCCACCACATGGCAGACCTACGGCGTCGTCGTGTGCGGCGCGTTGGCGTTCTTCCTGCTGCAGGCGGCGCTGGGGTCCGGCCCGCTCATCGCCGCGCAGCCCGGGCTCACCGGCGCAGAGCCGATCGTGTCGATCCTGTGGGGCACGATCGTCTTCGGCGAGCAGGTGCGCGGAGGCCTGTTCTACATCGGCACCGGTGTCTCGGCCGCGATCATGGCCGCCGGCATCATCGCACTCACCCGGGCGTTCGCGGCGGCCGTCGAGCCGGAGGGAATCGCCGCCGCGGTCTCGGACGACCGTTTCGCGACGCGCCGCCTGCACTCCGCGCCCAACCCGCACGGCGCCTTCGGGTTGGGCGACGACCTCTTCCGCGACGACGACCTGCTACCGGACCACCAGCAGTTCCCCGATGCCGACCTCGCGGCGGACGACGAGCACGCGCCCGCGGTCCGCCCCGTCGGCGGAGACGAGGAGCCACGCGGGGTCCGGCGCGGCGCGGCCGGACGGCACCGGCCGGAACTCGAGCCGGACTGA